The following proteins are co-located in the Oceanimonas sp. GK1 genome:
- the fusA gene encoding elongation factor G: MSDLSHYRNIGIFAHVDAGKTTTTERILKLTGKIHKAGETHDGESTTDFMEQEAERGITIQSAAVSCFWKGHRFNVIDTPGHVDFTVEVYRSLKVLDGGIGVFCGSGGVEPQSETNWRYANESGVARIIFVNKLDRLGADFLRVVQQTRDVLAANPVVMVLPIGREDEFKGVVDLLTRKAYIWDESGDPENYTIEDVPADMVDQVEEYREMLVESAVEQDDDLMEAYMEGEEPSIEDIKRCIRKGTRTMALFPAYCGSAFKNKGMQLVLDAVNEYLPSPTEVDPQPLTDEEGNETGEFAIVDADAPLKALAFKIMDDRFGALTFVRIYSGRIKKGDTILNSATGKTERVGRMVEMHADQRSELESAQAGDIIAIIGMKNVQTGHTLCDVKHPCTLEAMVFPEPVISIAVAPKDKNGSEKMGVAIGKMVAEDPSFRVETDEDSGETILKGMGELHLDIKVDILKRTYGVELIVGEPQVAYRETITAQVEDSYTHKKQSGGSGQYGKIDYIIRPGEANTGLVFKSSVVGGNVPKEFWPAIEKGVASMMGTGPIAGFPVLDIEFELTDGAYHAVDSSAIAFEIAAKGAFRQSLPKAQPQLLEPIMKVDVFTPEDHVGDVIGDLNRRRGMIKDQVAGMTGVRVKADVPLSEMFGYIGSLRTMTSGRGQFSMEFSHYAACPANVSEKVVAQVKERKAAEAKK; this comes from the coding sequence ATGTCTGATTTATCACATTACAGAAACATCGGTATTTTTGCTCACGTTGACGCGGGCAAGACCACCACTACCGAACGTATCCTCAAGCTGACCGGTAAAATCCACAAGGCGGGCGAGACCCACGACGGTGAGTCCACCACCGACTTCATGGAGCAGGAAGCCGAGCGTGGTATTACCATCCAGTCCGCGGCCGTAAGCTGCTTCTGGAAAGGTCACCGTTTCAACGTTATCGACACTCCCGGACACGTTGACTTCACCGTTGAAGTGTACCGCTCCCTGAAAGTACTGGACGGCGGTATCGGCGTATTCTGTGGTTCCGGCGGCGTTGAGCCCCAGTCCGAAACCAACTGGCGCTATGCCAACGAATCCGGTGTTGCCCGTATCATCTTCGTGAACAAGCTGGACCGTCTGGGCGCCGACTTCCTGCGCGTGGTTCAGCAAACCCGCGACGTGCTGGCCGCCAACCCGGTAGTGATGGTACTGCCCATCGGCCGTGAAGACGAGTTCAAGGGTGTGGTTGACCTGCTGACCCGCAAGGCCTACATCTGGGACGAGTCCGGTGACCCCGAGAACTACACCATCGAAGACGTACCGGCCGACATGGTTGATCAGGTTGAAGAATACCGCGAAATGCTGGTAGAAAGCGCCGTTGAACAAGACGACGACCTGATGGAAGCCTACATGGAAGGTGAAGAGCCCTCCATTGAAGACATCAAGCGCTGCATCCGCAAGGGTACCCGCACCATGGCTCTGTTCCCGGCCTACTGTGGTTCCGCGTTCAAGAACAAGGGCATGCAGCTGGTGCTGGACGCCGTGAACGAATACCTGCCGAGCCCGACCGAAGTTGATCCGCAGCCGCTGACCGACGAAGAAGGCAACGAGACCGGCGAGTTCGCCATCGTTGACGCCGATGCCCCGCTGAAGGCGCTGGCGTTCAAGATCATGGACGACCGTTTCGGCGCCCTGACCTTCGTACGTATCTACTCCGGCCGCATCAAGAAGGGTGACACCATCCTGAACAGCGCCACCGGCAAGACCGAGCGCGTGGGCCGCATGGTAGAAATGCACGCCGACCAGCGCAGCGAACTGGAATCTGCCCAGGCAGGTGACATCATCGCCATCATCGGCATGAAGAACGTGCAGACCGGTCACACCCTGTGTGACGTGAAGCACCCCTGCACCCTGGAAGCCATGGTGTTCCCCGAGCCGGTAATCTCCATCGCCGTTGCTCCGAAGGACAAGAACGGTTCCGAGAAGATGGGCGTGGCCATCGGTAAAATGGTTGCCGAAGATCCGTCTTTCCGCGTTGAAACCGACGAAGACTCCGGTGAAACCATTCTGAAAGGCATGGGCGAACTGCACCTGGACATCAAGGTAGACATCCTGAAGCGTACCTACGGCGTTGAGCTGATCGTTGGTGAGCCGCAGGTAGCCTACCGCGAAACCATCACCGCTCAGGTGGAAGACAGCTACACCCACAAGAAGCAGTCTGGTGGTTCCGGTCAGTACGGTAAGATCGACTACATCATCCGTCCGGGCGAAGCCAACACCGGTCTGGTGTTCAAGTCTTCCGTAGTGGGTGGTAACGTACCGAAGGAATTCTGGCCTGCCATCGAAAAGGGTGTTGCCAGCATGATGGGCACTGGTCCTATCGCCGGCTTCCCGGTGCTGGACATCGAGTTCGAACTGACCGACGGTGCCTACCACGCTGTTGACTCCTCGGCCATCGCGTTCGAAATCGCTGCCAAGGGCGCCTTCCGTCAGTCTCTGCCGAAGGCCCAGCCCCAACTGCTCGAGCCGATCATGAAGGTGGACGTGTTCACTCCGGAAGATCACGTGGGTGACGTAATCGGTGACCTGAACCGTCGTCGCGGCATGATCAAGGATCAAGTTGCTGGCATGACCGGTGTGCGTGTTAAGGCTGATGTACCCCTGTCCGAAATGTTCGGTTACATCGGTTCTCTGCGTACCATGACTTCTGGCCGTGGTCAGTTCTCCATGGAATTCTCTCACTACGCTGCTTGCCCGGCCAACGTGTCCGAGAAAGTGGTAGCCCAGGTGAAAGAGCGCAAGGCTGCCGAAGCCAAGAAGTAA